TTTCGGCCAGCACCGCCGTGCCCGCGGACAGCGACAACTGCACCAGCAGCACGGGGAGGATATTGGGAACGATATGGGTCGTGAGCACGCGTATACCGGAGGCGCCGTTGGCCAGCGCGGACTCTACATAGCTCGACCGCGCGGCCAGCAACGCCGCGGGCCGCACCACGCGCGCGAGGTTCAGACCATATCCGAATCCGCAGGCCACCACGATCACCGTAATGGACGCGCCCAGCGGCACGGCCAGAATCAGCGCGATCAGCACGGTGGGAATGGAGATGAGCGCGTCGACCACCACCACGGAGGTGTTGGCGAGCGCGGAATTGCGCGACACCATTAGCGTGACCATCAGCAGTCCGAATACGCCCGAGAACGCGACGGTGAGGATGACGATGAGCAGATTCGTGCGCGAGCCGGCCATCAGCCAGCTGAACACGTCCGCGCCGGTGCCGTCGGTGCCGAGCCAGTGAGCGGCGGAGGGTTTTGCCCACACGTTGTAGCCGTCGGTCGTCCATAGGGATTGCGGAGTCCAGAACAAGGAGACGAGGGCGACGAGAATCCACAGCGCGAGGACGACCAGTGAGAACCGGCCTTCGGGTTTGCGCCAGACGGCACGCAGAAGGGAGACGGTCACTTCCCCGATCCCGCCCCGCGTCTGGGAGGATGACGGAGACGAACGCTCCGTTTGGGGCGACGAGGGTGACAGGCGCTGCGTTGAGGATGATAAGGAGCTGCGGTTCATTGACTCACCTCCGAAGCGTCGGCGGATTTGAGGCGGGGGTCGAGCAGACGGTGGGCCAAGTCGACGATCAGGCCGACACCCAGGAAGAACGCGGCGAGCAGGAACAGTTCGCTTTGCACGGCGATGAGATCGCGGTTGCCCACGTCGGTGACCAGTCCGCTGCCGATGCCGGGCAGCGCGAACAGGTTCTCGATCACCATCACGCCGGTGATCATGGAGGCGAACGTCAGTCCGACCACCGACACGAGCTGCGGGGTCGCGAGCCGCAGCCCGACGCGCAGCACCGCCTGGGTGCGGGTCATGCCGCAGGCGCGGGCCATATCGACGTAGCCGGATGAGGCCAACGATTCCAAGGTGGAACGCGTGTAGCGCATGATGCTCGCCCCCACGATGACGCCCACCGACAGGGCAGGCAGGATCAGCGACCAGATCGCCTCGCCGGGGGAACCCCACCCCTCCTGGGGGAAGCCCTGCGAGGGGAAGATCCCCAACAGTCCGGAGCCGCGCGAGAACAGCAGGATAAGCAGAAGTCCGCCCCACAGGGCCGGAATCGCGCCGCCGATGACGGCCACGACGCGCAACGCCGAGCGCGTGCGGGGCGAGCGCGCCAGCACGGCCGCGCATCCGAGCGGCAGTCCGATGGCCAACGCCACCAGCAGTCCGAGGATGATCAGCGGAAAGGTGATCGAGGCGCGCGTGCCGACCAACGAGGTGATCGAGCGGCCGGTCAGGATCGACGTGCCGAAGTCGCCGTGCAGCAGCGCTCCCGCCCAGTCGAGATATTGGGCGGCGAGCGGCTTGTTCAGACCGAGCTGCTCACGCAGCGCCTCCACTCGTTCGGGTGAGGAGTTGACGCCCGCCATAATGGAGGCTACATCGCCCGGCAGGATGCGCAGCGCGGCGAACACCAACACGGAGATGCCGAACAGGGCCGCCGCGAACAGCAGCAGACGGCGAAGAACGAACCTCATATCGGCTTCTCCTTACGTGATTACCGTTCTCTTGTCATATCAGGCGAACCATCGCCCCGCCCTCGTCATGCTGAGCGGAGCGTAACGCAGTCGAAGCATCCCATCCGCGGGGATCCTTCGACTCCGCCCTTTGGGCTCCGCTCAGGATGGCAGGAGGAGGACACCCATCCATCCAGCGTGATGAACGGCCGCTTCCTCATATCCTGAATGGAAGCAGCCCGTGCATATCTCCGTCATCCTGAGCGGAGGGCACGGCCCGGAGTCGAAGGATCCCCACCACCGCTATTCGGTGTAGGTCACGTCGTACAGGGGCAGCAAGGTCTGGTTCATATTGAACGGGAATCCCTCCACGCCGTTGACCATGGCGGTGGTGATGCGGTAGTTGAACAGCCAGTCGGCGGGCGCGTCCTGGGAGACGAGCGCCGCGGCCTGAGCGAATTTGGCGTCACGCTCCTCGTCCGAGGTGGCGGCCACGCCCTCGGCGTACAAGCGCTGCACTTCGGCG
Above is a window of Bifidobacterium eulemuris DNA encoding:
- a CDS encoding ABC transporter permease, with protein sequence MTVSLLRAVWRKPEGRFSLVVLALWILVALVSLFWTPQSLWTTDGYNVWAKPSAAHWLGTDGTGADVFSWLMAGSRTNLLIVILTVAFSGVFGLLMVTLMVSRNSALANTSVVVVDALISIPTVLIALILAVPLGASITVIVVACGFGYGLNLARVVRPAALLAARSSYVESALANGASGIRVLTTHIVPNILPVLLVQLSLSAGTAVLAESGLTYLGIGVPSGVPSWGHSLATSVKFINVYPLTVLWPGLIVTVVVIALNVFGDALRDALEERYVTAAQEEAEYGR
- a CDS encoding ABC transporter permease, whose product is MRFVLRRLLLFAAALFGISVLVFAALRILPGDVASIMAGVNSSPERVEALREQLGLNKPLAAQYLDWAGALLHGDFGTSILTGRSITSLVGTRASITFPLIILGLLVALAIGLPLGCAAVLARSPRTRSALRVVAVIGGAIPALWGGLLLILLFSRGSGLLGIFPSQGFPQEGWGSPGEAIWSLILPALSVGVIVGASIMRYTRSTLESLASSGYVDMARACGMTRTQAVLRVGLRLATPQLVSVVGLTFASMITGVMVIENLFALPGIGSGLVTDVGNRDLIAVQSELFLLAAFFLGVGLIVDLAHRLLDPRLKSADASEVSQ